The Enterobacter oligotrophicus sequence CGAAGGGTATACCCGTAACGGTAATATCCAGGTGGATGCGAACGGTCAGTTGACGATTCAGGGGCATCCGGTGATCGGAGAAGCAGGGCCGATCACCGTACCTGAAGGATCAGAGCTGACTATCGCTGCGGACGGGACCATTTCGGCGTTGAATCCGGGCGATCCGGCCAATACCGTGGCACCTGTCGGGCGTCTGAAACTGGTCAAAGCGGAAGGCAGGGAAGTGCAGCGTGGTGATGATGGTATGTTCCGCCTGACCCAGGCCGCACAGGCGACACGTGGTGCCACGTTACAGGCCGATCCGAGCATTCGTGTGATGTCTGGCGTGCTGGAAGGCAGTAACGTCAAACCGGTTGAAGCCATGACCGACATGATCGCCAGTGCCCGCCGTTTTGAAATGCAGATGAAGGTTATCAGCAGCGTGGATGAGAACGCGAGCAAAGCTAACCAACTACTGGCTATGAGTTAACAGGACTCCTTATGATCAGTTCTTTATGGATCGCGAAAACCGGCCTGGACGCACAGCAAACCAACATGGATGTGATTGCCAACAACCTGGCGAACGTCAGCACCAATGGTTTTAAGCGTCAGCGTGCTGTTTTCGAAGATTTGCTTTATCAAACGATTCGTCAGCCGGGTGCGCAATCTTCTGAGCAAACCACGCTGCCGTCCGGTTTACAGATCGGTACGGGTGTTCGCCCGGTCGCAACCGAGCGTCTGCACAGTCAGGGCAACCTGTCTCAGACCAACAACAGTAAAGATGTTGCCATTAAAGGGCAGGGGTTCTTCCAGGTGCAACTGCCTGACGGCACCTCTGCTTATACCCGCGACGGCTCTTTCCAGGTGGATCAGAACGGCCAACTGGTGACGGCGGGCGGCTTCCAGGTTCAGCCTGCGATCACCATTCCGGCGAATGCCCTGAGCATTACCATCGGGCGTGACGGCATCGTGAGTGTGACCCAGCAAGGACAGGCTGCGCCTGTTCAGGTTGGACAGCTCAACCTGACTACCTTCATGAACGATACCGGTCTGGAAAGCATTGGTGAGAACCTCTACACCGAAACGCAGTCCTCCGGTACGCCAAATGAAAGTACGCCTGGGCTGAATGGCGCGGGTCTGCTGTACCAGGGTTATGTCGAAACCTCGAACGTTAACGTGGCGGAAGAGCTGGTGAATATGATCCAGGTTCAGCGCGCGTATGAAATTAACAGTAAAGCAGTGTCGACGACCGACCAGATGCTGCAGAAACTGACGCAACTCTAAGGTGTAGCCCGGTGCGGTCAACGCCGCACCGGCTCCCTGTTTTCGAAGATGAAGGCAATGCAAAAAAACGCGGCGTTTCGTTATCCGATACTGACTGTTCTGGCTGTGACCCTTAGCGGGTGTGCCTGGATACCGTCTAAACCATTGGTCGAGGGTGCGACGACCGCCCAACCCGTTCCCGGCCCCGCGCCGGTGGTGAATGGCTCTATTTTCCAGACAGCCCAGCCGATTAACTACGGTTATCAGCCGCTGTTTGAAGACCGTCGCCCGCGTAACGTCGGCGACACGTTGACCATTGTGCTGCAGGAAAACGTCAGTGCGAGCAAAAGCTCGTCGGCGAATGCAAGCCGCGATGGCAAAACGAATTTTGGCTTCGACACCGTGCCACGTTATCTGCAGGGCCTGTTCGGCAATGCGCGTGCGGATGTGGATGCCTCTGGCGGCAATACCTTTAACGGTAAAGGTGGCGCGAATGCCAGCAATACCTTCAGCGGTACGCTGACGGTAACGGTTGACCAGGTTCTGGTTAACGGCAACTTACACGTTGTGGGTGAAAAACAGATTGCCATTAACCAGGGCACTGAGTTCATTCGCTTCTCCGGTGTGGTTAACCCTCGCACCATCAGCGGCACCAACACCGTTCCGTCTACCCAGGTGGCGGATGCGCGCATCGAGTATGTCGGCAACGGCTACATCAATGAAGCGCAAAATATGGGCTGGCTGCAGCGTTTCTTCCTTAACTTATCGCCGATGTAAGCGAGGTGACCCATGTTTAAATCGATCTTCGCCGTGGCGCTGGCGCTGGTGGCAACCTTCGCCCAGGCTGACCGTATTCGTGACCTGACAAGCGTTCAGGGTGTACGCGAAAACTCCCTGATCGGCTACGGTCTGGTGGTGGGGCTGGACGGTACGGGTGACCAGACCACCCAGACGCCCTTTACCACGCAAAGTTTAAACAACATGCTCTCCCAGCTTGGCATCACCGTGCCGGCCGGGACAAACATGCAGCTGAAAAACGTAGCTGCGGTGATGGTCACTGCCTCCTTCCCGGCGTTCGCTCGTCAGGGGCAAACCATTGATGTTGTAGTTTCGTCTATGGGTAATGCCAAAAGCCTGCGCGGCGGTACGCTGCTGATGACGCCTCTGAAGGGCGTCGACAGCCAGGTCTACGCGCTGGCGCAGGGTAACATTCTGGTGGGCGGTGCGGGTGCATCGGCGGGTGGCAGCAGTGTTCAGGTGAACCAGCTGAACGGCGGGCGTATCACAAACGGTGCGATCATCGAACGTGAACTGCCGACGCAGTTCGGCTCCGGGAATACCATCAACCTGCAGCTGAATAATGAAGACTTCACCATGGCGCAGCAAATTGCCGACACCATCAACCGCAGCCGTGGCTACGGTAGCGCCACGGCGCTGGATGCGCGTACCGTGCAGATCCGTACCTCCACGGGCAGCAGTAACCAGGTGCGTATGCTGGCGGATATCCAGAATATGGAAGTGAACGTGCCGCTTCAGGATGCCAAAGTCATTATCAACTCGCGCACCGGGTCGGTGGTGATGAACCGCGAAGTGTCGCTGGACAGCTGTGCCGTGGCACAGGGCAACCTCTCGGTGACGGTGAACCGTTCTGCTAACGTCAGCCAGCCAGACACGCCGTTTGGTGGCGGCCAGACGGTAGTGACGCCG is a genomic window containing:
- a CDS encoding flagellar basal body rod protein FlgF, which codes for MDHAIYTAMGAASQTLNQQAVTASNLANASTPGFRAQLNALRAVPVEGLSLPTRTLVTASTPGADMTPGQMDYTSRPLDVALQQDGWLAVQTADGREGYTRNGNIQVDANGQLTIQGHPVIGEAGPITVPEGSELTIAADGTISALNPGDPANTVAPVGRLKLVKAEGREVQRGDDGMFRLTQAAQATRGATLQADPSIRVMSGVLEGSNVKPVEAMTDMIASARRFEMQMKVISSVDENASKANQLLAMS
- the flgG gene encoding flagellar basal-body rod protein FlgG, with product MISSLWIAKTGLDAQQTNMDVIANNLANVSTNGFKRQRAVFEDLLYQTIRQPGAQSSEQTTLPSGLQIGTGVRPVATERLHSQGNLSQTNNSKDVAIKGQGFFQVQLPDGTSAYTRDGSFQVDQNGQLVTAGGFQVQPAITIPANALSITIGRDGIVSVTQQGQAAPVQVGQLNLTTFMNDTGLESIGENLYTETQSSGTPNESTPGLNGAGLLYQGYVETSNVNVAEELVNMIQVQRAYEINSKAVSTTDQMLQKLTQL
- the flgH gene encoding flagellar basal body L-ring protein FlgH, which gives rise to MQKNAAFRYPILTVLAVTLSGCAWIPSKPLVEGATTAQPVPGPAPVVNGSIFQTAQPINYGYQPLFEDRRPRNVGDTLTIVLQENVSASKSSSANASRDGKTNFGFDTVPRYLQGLFGNARADVDASGGNTFNGKGGANASNTFSGTLTVTVDQVLVNGNLHVVGEKQIAINQGTEFIRFSGVVNPRTISGTNTVPSTQVADARIEYVGNGYINEAQNMGWLQRFFLNLSPM
- a CDS encoding flagellar basal body P-ring protein FlgI, translating into MFKSIFAVALALVATFAQADRIRDLTSVQGVRENSLIGYGLVVGLDGTGDQTTQTPFTTQSLNNMLSQLGITVPAGTNMQLKNVAAVMVTASFPAFARQGQTIDVVVSSMGNAKSLRGGTLLMTPLKGVDSQVYALAQGNILVGGAGASAGGSSVQVNQLNGGRITNGAIIERELPTQFGSGNTINLQLNNEDFTMAQQIADTINRSRGYGSATALDARTVQIRTSTGSSNQVRMLADIQNMEVNVPLQDAKVIINSRTGSVVMNREVSLDSCAVAQGNLSVTVNRSANVSQPDTPFGGGQTVVTPQTQIDLRQSGGSLQSVRSSANLNSVVRALNALGATPMDLMSILQSMQSAGCLRAKLEII